One genomic segment of Vulgatibacter sp. includes these proteins:
- a CDS encoding 6-phosphofructokinase, whose amino-acid sequence MAKRIGVLTGGGDCPGLNAVIRAVVKSACGLGWEVVGFEDGFTGVVEERLTPRVLDLAAVRGILDRGGTILGTSNKANPFRYAVHRGDSFVEADLSDQTIERLHRLGVDCLVCIGGDGTLKIAHQLAQKGFPVVGCPKTIDNDLSDTDVTFGFDTARSTATDAVGKLHTTAESHDRVMVLEVMGRDTGHLALHAAIAGGADAVLIPEVPYRIEPVCEMIRRRSARGQTFSIVVVAEGAAPAGGTQAVAESAAAIPGRGVVRLGGAGKVAADLLSQHVTDHEIRVTVLGHLARGGMPTAYDRLLGSRFGCGAVELIERGQFDHMVALQGNDIVARPLSSASVTRFVDVQGQLVRDARKLGIVFGDER is encoded by the coding sequence ATGGCGAAGCGCATCGGAGTGCTCACGGGCGGCGGCGATTGCCCCGGCCTCAACGCCGTGATCCGGGCGGTGGTCAAGTCGGCCTGCGGCCTGGGCTGGGAGGTCGTCGGCTTCGAGGACGGCTTCACCGGCGTGGTGGAGGAGCGACTCACGCCCCGGGTCCTCGATCTCGCCGCCGTCCGCGGGATCCTCGATCGCGGCGGCACCATCCTCGGCACCTCGAACAAGGCCAATCCCTTTCGCTACGCGGTCCACCGCGGCGACAGCTTCGTCGAGGCCGATCTCTCCGACCAGACGATCGAGCGGCTGCATCGCCTGGGCGTCGACTGCCTCGTCTGCATCGGCGGCGACGGCACGCTCAAGATCGCCCACCAGCTCGCGCAGAAGGGCTTCCCGGTGGTGGGCTGCCCGAAGACCATCGACAACGACCTCTCCGACACCGACGTCACCTTCGGCTTCGACACCGCCCGCTCCACCGCCACCGACGCCGTGGGCAAGCTCCACACCACCGCCGAGTCGCACGACCGGGTGATGGTCCTCGAGGTGATGGGGCGCGACACCGGCCACCTCGCCCTCCACGCGGCGATCGCCGGCGGCGCCGACGCGGTGCTCATCCCCGAGGTGCCCTACCGGATCGAGCCGGTCTGCGAGATGATCCGCAGGCGCAGCGCCCGCGGGCAGACCTTCTCGATCGTGGTGGTGGCGGAGGGCGCGGCGCCGGCGGGCGGCACGCAGGCCGTCGCCGAATCGGCTGCGGCGATCCCGGGGCGCGGCGTGGTCCGCCTCGGCGGCGCCGGCAAGGTCGCCGCGGATCTGCTCTCGCAGCACGTCACCGACCACGAGATCCGCGTCACCGTCCTCGGGCACCTGGCCCGGGGCGGCATGCCCACCGCCTACGATCGCCTCCTCGGCAGCCGCTTCGGCTGTGGCGCGGTGGAGCTGATCGAGCGGGGGCAGTTCGATCACATGGTGGCGCTGCAGGGCAACGACATCGTCGCCAGGCCGCTCTCCTCCGCCTCGGTCACCCGCTTCGTCGACGTGCAGGGCCAGCTGGTGCGCGACGCACGCAAGCTCGGCATCGTCTTCGGCGACGAGAGGTAG